The genomic stretch TTATTCAGTTGTTTCAAAAGCACACGGTATTTCTTATCATTTAGCATTTTCAGCAGTATTTGTTACTGGTATTTTATTTGTTATTTTATCTTTAACTAAATTTAGAACTCATTTAATAGAAGCAATTCCAAATACACTAAAACATGCAATTAGTGTTGGAATTGGATTATTTATCGCTTTTATAGGCTTACGTCTTTCTGGTATTATCGTTGCTAACAAAGATAATCTTGTTGGATTAGGCGATCTACATTCTAAAGGTGTAGTCCTTACATTAGTCGGTATTGCAATTACAGTTATATTATTTGCTTTAAATGTAAATGGAGCTTTATTCTTTGGAATGGTTTCAACAGCAATCATCGCAGGCTTCGCTGGAATGTTACACATTAAAGGGAGTATCTTCTCTTTCCGAAGCATCTTCTCTTTTCCTAAATTACCTGAGCATATCATTGTTTCTAATCCAATAACTGCATTTTCAGACGTGATTCATTATGGACTATATTCAGTTGTCTTTTCATTCTTATTAGTTACAATTTTTGATACGACAGGTACATTCTTAGGTGTTGCTTCACAAGCGGGATTATTAAATAAGAAGGATGAGAAACGTACTGGTCGTGCGATGTTATCTGATTCTCTTGGTACAACAATTGGTGCAATGTTCGGTACTTCACCAACAACTGCTTATATCGAATCTACAGCTGGTGTTGCAGCTGGAGGGAGAACAGGTTTAACAGCACTTGTAGTTGCATTACTATTCGTTTTTGCAGCATTCTTTAGCCCACTTGTTAATTCAATTTCTGATGTTGCAGCAATTACATCACCATCACTAATCGTAGTAGGTTGCTTAATGATGGGTAGCGTTCGTCATATTGAGTGGGATAACTTTGAGGAGGCATTCCCAGCATTCCTAGTAATTCTCTCAATGCCACTTACTTCAAGTATTGCAACAGGTATTGCTCTTGGATTTATTACGTATCCACTATTAAAAATTGTTAAAGGGAAAGCAAAAAAAGTTAAACCAGTTATTTATATATTTGGAATTTTATTCTTAATCCAATTAGCTTTCTTCCAACACTAATTTCAAATCATTCAAAGCACATAATCTTTAAAAGATTAATGTGCTTTTTTATTTTTTATTTAGGTACTAGCCTTTCCTCGATAGGACATCTATGCATACCTTGTATATGTAGATTAATCAAGGAGGTGTTCTACGATGTGGAACAACCAAGACCAAGTCAACATGAACTCAAGCAGATGTCGTAATCGTTGTGATTGCGATGATTGTCATCGTGATCGTTGCGATTGCCATAACCATGATAACCACTGTGGATGCAGATGCTGTTGCTTCAGAAGAAGAAGTAACTGTGGATGTATGAATCCATGTTTAGGTGTCGATATGGTAATGTTTGAAATGATGATGAAAAACATGATGAACAATAATAACAAAAACAACAACAATAATAAGGATTAATTATTCTTCTCTCTTCCCCCTATATTAGCGGCCTAAATTATAGGTCGATCACACTGTTGACGAACGCTCGAATTTCTCCGCTGTTTCATTAGTATCAAATTAACCAATAAGCAAATCTACATCTCATAATGTTTCACGCCTTGGAAGACAAGCGTTTTTAATCAGTCTGTATTGCTTTTCAATAGATAAAAAAAACGACCTGCATTTTAACAGGTCGTTTTTGCGTAAGAAATAAATTCTTGGATTTGTTCACTAAGACGTTTTGCATCTTCATAGCCCTCTTTATATAACTCTAAAAGCCGAGCTTTGTTTCGTTCGATTCGCCCAACCTTTAACTTGTTTAAAGGACGAATAACTAAAATATTTCCAGCCTTCTCTTGCTCCTCAATATAATCAAGTTGTTTATTATAATGCTCATATCGATTTAAAACCGCCTGAATAAGTCCTGGATACTCTTTATATTTTTTCTGCAAATACCAAGTTCCTTTTGAAGGCTTTTTACGATATCCAGCATTTCGGGTTAAAACTACTATATTTTTCTTATTTCCATCAGCTTCTGACTTACGAATAGGAATCGGATCAGCAATGCCACCATCCATTAAGAAATGCCCATTAAACTCAATAATCGGAGCCATTAAAGGTAGCGAGCTTGAAGCCCGAATAATATTTAACATATCAGTTGGATCTACAATTTCATCTTTATCAAAATAAACTGGTTCTCCCGTAACACAATCAGTCGTACCAACCACAAATTTTTGCTCAGCATTATAAAATGAATCAAAATCAAATGGATCTAATTCATTTGGAATAATATCAAATAATAAGTCCATACCAAAAAGCTGCTTATTACGAATTAAATTTTTAAAAGATATATAATCTGGATGCTGTAAAAATTCCGTATTCACTCGTTTATTACGTCCGTGTTGTTTCGATAGATAAGAAGTTCCCATACAAGCACCTGCAGAAACACCTATTACATAAGGAGCTTCAATATTTTGTTCTAAAAAATAATCAAGAACCCCAGCAGTATAAATCCCTCTCATTCCGCCACCTTCGAGAACTAAGCCCATTCCATCCATTAATTACAGCCCCCCTTTTTTCAAGTTGATTTAAATAATCTACTTAAATATTTTAGTATATGGCGTGAGGAAAGGGAAGAAATTCGTGTTGAGATACTGGTTGTGTTTCTGTGATATTATGAACTGCAAATAAAATCAGCAAAAGTGCAATTATACTGAAATTAACATAACGTTTTTCTCTCAAACATCACCCTATTAACTGATTTCCACCCAAATCTAATCAATTACATAATTAATTGACCATATTTCCTAAAAAAAATCGCCCAGTTCCACCTATTTACCTTACCTCTTGCAAAAAAAAAAACAGACCTCCACGAGGTCTGTCCACAACTTCTTTTACTTTTTCCCAGGTTCCAAAACCTCTTTCACACCGTCAACATTTTTCAACGAAGTAGTATGATAAGTTCCGTTTGCCCAATCTTCCATTTGGTCGCTATACCATTTGCTTCCGAGGTTGCCAGATTGTCCGGGACCAACTATGTTTGTTGATTTACTTAAGTCTGCGAAGTCTACTACAGTTCTCCAAGACGCACCGTGGTCTACTATTCCTTGGTCGTCATACCCTGCAGCTTTAACGGTTGTTGCACTACCACCTACCGGGATTGGGTTTTTTGCGTTAAAGAAATAGCTTAAAATTTTTATGCTTGATAGTGGGTGTTCAAACGCAACTTTATGGTGATCTCCCCAGTTCCAATTGGATACTTTTTTACCATCTTCTTTACTAATATTTTTAATTGTTGTTTTGAATGTTTTTAATAAAAATTTGTCAATTCCGCCTTGTTCATCAATCCAGATTACTTTTTTACCGCTTAAACTGTCGCGTAATAGTTGATCAACCACGACTTTTTGATCCCCAAATAAATCCATCATGTCTTTTGAGATTTGTTTATCGAATAGTGCTTTATTAATTTCTGTCATCCACATTTGGAATATAAGGGGTGATGCTTCATCTTTATCATCTACAAAATTCCATTTATCGAGATCTTTTAAAGCTGCCTTTTCTACAGATGTTAGTTGGTTTTCATTTTGTTTTAGTGATTTTATAAACTTCGGCGCGTGCTCTTTTGCTTGTAAGTTCATTTCATCCATTTGCAGGTTTTGCATATCTTTTACGGTCAGTTTATCATTTGATTTTAATACTTCTTGAATGCGTAATTGACGATAAGGTTGTGCCCATGAATTTGAGATGTGGTATGGATACGAATCATCTACTACTTTATTATTAGCAGATGAAATAAATCCTTCTTTTGGATTTACGGTCGTTGGTAAATTATCGTATGGAATATATCCTTTCCAACCGTAATCACTAGTCCAACCTGGCACCGGCATTAGACCATTACCTTTTTTACGAATTGGAATTTTTCCGTTTGCTCGGTATGCAATTGTGCCGTCATCTGAGGCAAAGACGAAATTTTGTGCAGGTGCTTCAAATAAAGCTAACCCTTCTTTAAAGGTATTCCAATCCTTTGCAACATCAAACTTTAACACTGCTTCGAGCTCAGTTGTTGGTTGTAGCGCTGTCCATTGTAATGAAAATACAGTTTTCTTTCCAGCATCGCTTGCAAATTCTGAAATCACTGGTCCATGTCTAGTGATCATGACAGGTAAAACTTTACTCTTTTTACCTTTAATTTTGATAGTTTCATTTATGACCTGTGCTTTTTCCCATTTACCGTCATACAAAAATTCGTCTGACTTGCTAGGATTTCGTTTTTCAATATATAAATCCTGTACATCTGGGCCAACATTCGTTACTCCCCAGGCAATATGTTCATTATGACCGACGATAATACCTGGCACTCCTGCAAAAATTACACCGCTAACATTCATATCACCAGATTTTAATTGCGTTTCATACCAAACAGCTGGCGTTGCTAATCCTAGATGTGGGTCATCTGCCAATATTGGTTTGCCGGACTTAGTTTTAGAGCCGCTGACTACCCAATCATTACTTCCGTTCCAAATAGGAGGAATGATTGCGCTCGCAAAGCTTTTTTCAACATCTACTTTTGCAGTATTACTTGGAATAATATACGGGTCTAAATCATTATTAGCTGGGAATAGCTCTAAAGCCTTGTCTTTTGGGAATTTATTCATAGCATAATATCGAAATGCTTGCTCATTCCAATGCCCGCCTAAATCGAACGCCATATATTTACCAATTACGAGCGAATCAATTGCCGACCATTTAGTTGGTTTATATTTTAAAATTTTAAATTCGATCGGTAGTTTATTTTCCTTATTTGCATAGTTAATGTACGCATTCACTCCTTCTGCGTACCAATTTAAAACATTTTGAGCATTTTTATCGTATTTACTATACGAAGCTTCTGCAGCTCTTCTTAAGCCAAGGGTTCGAAAATATGAGTCACGATCTACTGTTGCGTCGCCGATTACTTCACTTAATTGCCCCGATGCTTGTCTCCTGCTTAAGTCCATTTGAAATAAACGATCCTGTGCAGTTACATATCCCTGTGCCACATATAAATCATGCAAATTTTTAGCACTTATATGAGGTACTCCTTTAACATCCCGAGCGACCTCTACTTTATGATTCAATAGATTAATCGTTAGATCTCCATTAATACTTGGTAATGATTTTTTTGTTAAGTAAAGACCTGTTCCCGCAACGATCAAGATGATAACACTTAAGACTGCGGATGTAATTTTAATCCACTTCGGTAAGCGCTTTCGATTATTAGATATCTCAATTGGCGTACTCATTTTTCTCCCTCCTGCTAAAACTGCATATAAAATATATACTGTATATACATTCTTCAATACTTATTACATTCCTTCTTATTACGAATACGGTATAATACTATTTATCAACTATAAAGGAGTGTTTACAATGGCGTTAAATACTTGGTTCGAAAAAGGAATGACTTTTCAAGAATATGTAGAAGCAATGAATGTAAACAAGGAAGAACTCTTACAAATCTATAATGAGGTTACAATTCCTGAAAATACACAATTAAAACTTGAGCAACTTAAAAATCGTCATTGGAAAGTTGTAACTTTAACAGCAGATTGGTGTGGCGATGCATTACTTAATGTACCAGTTATTCAAAAAATGATGGAAATAGCAAATGTAGATACTAGATTCCTAATTCGAGATGAAAACTTAGAATTAATGGATCAGTATTTAACAAATGGGAAATCTCGTTCAATTCCAATATTTGTTTTTATGGATGAGCAAGGAAAAGAAGTAAATGTATGGGGTCCACGTTCTGCAGAGATTGAAGAAATTGTAATTGAAATGAAAAAAGAATTACCAGATAAAGAAGATCCAAATTTCCAAGAAAAACAAACTGCAGTATTTAAAGCCATCAGAACAAACTTTGTAGAAGATAAAAAATACTGGGATTCAGTTATTAGTAGTGTAGAAGATAAATTATTTTCATAATTAAATAAGTAGGGGTTATTTAGTTGAGGGACATTTCAATTAAATAGCCTTTTTTTCATTCATCCAAAAATTGAAAGATAAATTTCTAATAGTTTTTCGCTATAAAAGTAACTAACGATTCCTCCTGCTGCAATGAATGGTCCAAAAGGAATTGGACTTCGTTTCTTTGATCGATCCTTCATTATTAGAAGTATTCCGAACATACTGCCTAAGAAGCATGAAAGCATAAATGTAATGAGCGTTAATTTCCACCCTAAAATAATTCCAAGCACACCAAATAATTTTATATCTCCCCCTCCCATTCCACCTTTACTAATGATTGAAATAAGAAGCATAACTATGAAAGCTCCTACCGCTCCAATAACACTACTCCACCATGAATCCAACGGAATAAAAATTCGTTCAAGTATAAAAAGAAACAAAAAGAATAGTAGAATCCGATTTGGGATCATCATAAACCTACTATCTGATACTACAATAATCATCAATAAAGCAATTAAAGACAATGAAATTATTAATTCTTTATGAAAGCCGATTTCATGGATTGCTAATACGAATAAGGAGCCTGTTAGTAGTTCAATTAAAATATACATCCTGGAAATTGGTAGCTTACAACTTTTACACCTCCCTCTTTGGAATAGAAAAAAAAGTACAGGTATTAACTCTACAGCACCTAGTTTATGAGAACAATTTGGGCAAGATGAACATGGTGAGATCATTGATTTCCCCAATGGAACTCTTACTCCTACCACATTAAAAAAAGAACCAAACACAAGTCCTAGTAGAAAAAAAGATAGGTAGTTTATGGATATGTTTACCATCTCCTTCAAAATTTAATTAAATGTTGAATGAATCTCATTATAACATTCGGGGATCTTCTACCAGTTTCATAAAATGGAACATTCTATGAAATATAAAAAAAAGCAATCTACATTTCTTAAGAAAAGTAAATTGCTCTATTATTATGTTAGTTTATTTAATTACACTACCTGAGCCCGCGAATTTTGGTTTCCAATATGAATTAGAAAGACTTACAACAGCTACTCCCTTACTTGAAGTCGCTGAAATAAAATTGTTATTTCCCATGAAAATTCCTACGTGGCTAATACCTTTTTTATATGTATTTTTGAAAAAAACTAAATCTCCAGGAACTGGTTTTTTAACAATCGAACTAACAGTATACATTGACGAAGCAGTACGAGGTAATTTAGTCCCTAC from Arthrobacter citreus encodes the following:
- a CDS encoding NCS2 family permease produces the protein MFKLKEANTTVKTEIIAGFTTFLTMAYIIIVNPIILSAAGVPFNQAFTATIIATLVGTLFMALFGNYPIAIAPGMGMNAYFAYSVVSKAHGISYHLAFSAVFVTGILFVILSLTKFRTHLIEAIPNTLKHAISVGIGLFIAFIGLRLSGIIVANKDNLVGLGDLHSKGVVLTLVGIAITVILFALNVNGALFFGMVSTAIIAGFAGMLHIKGSIFSFRSIFSFPKLPEHIIVSNPITAFSDVIHYGLYSVVFSFLLVTIFDTTGTFLGVASQAGLLNKKDEKRTGRAMLSDSLGTTIGAMFGTSPTTAYIESTAGVAAGGRTGLTALVVALLFVFAAFFSPLVNSISDVAAITSPSLIVVGCLMMGSVRHIEWDNFEEAFPAFLVILSMPLTSSIATGIALGFITYPLLKIVKGKAKKVKPVIYIFGILFLIQLAFFQH
- a CDS encoding patatin family protein produces the protein MDGMGLVLEGGGMRGIYTAGVLDYFLEQNIEAPYVIGVSAGACMGTSYLSKQHGRNKRVNTEFLQHPDYISFKNLIRNKQLFGMDLLFDIIPNELDPFDFDSFYNAEQKFVVGTTDCVTGEPVYFDKDEIVDPTDMLNIIRASSSLPLMAPIIEFNGHFLMDGGIADPIPIRKSEADGNKKNIVVLTRNAGYRKKPSKGTWYLQKKYKEYPGLIQAVLNRYEHYNKQLDYIEEQEKAGNILVIRPLNKLKVGRIERNKARLLELYKEGYEDAKRLSEQIQEFISYAKTTC
- a CDS encoding penicillin acylase family protein, which encodes MSTPIEISNNRKRLPKWIKITSAVLSVIILIVAGTGLYLTKKSLPSINGDLTINLLNHKVEVARDVKGVPHISAKNLHDLYVAQGYVTAQDRLFQMDLSRRQASGQLSEVIGDATVDRDSYFRTLGLRRAAEASYSKYDKNAQNVLNWYAEGVNAYINYANKENKLPIEFKILKYKPTKWSAIDSLVIGKYMAFDLGGHWNEQAFRYYAMNKFPKDKALELFPANNDLDPYIIPSNTAKVDVEKSFASAIIPPIWNGSNDWVVSGSKTKSGKPILADDPHLGLATPAVWYETQLKSGDMNVSGVIFAGVPGIIVGHNEHIAWGVTNVGPDVQDLYIEKRNPSKSDEFLYDGKWEKAQVINETIKIKGKKSKVLPVMITRHGPVISEFASDAGKKTVFSLQWTALQPTTELEAVLKFDVAKDWNTFKEGLALFEAPAQNFVFASDDGTIAYRANGKIPIRKKGNGLMPVPGWTSDYGWKGYIPYDNLPTTVNPKEGFISSANNKVVDDSYPYHISNSWAQPYRQLRIQEVLKSNDKLTVKDMQNLQMDEMNLQAKEHAPKFIKSLKQNENQLTSVEKAALKDLDKWNFVDDKDEASPLIFQMWMTEINKALFDKQISKDMMDLFGDQKVVVDQLLRDSLSGKKVIWIDEQGGIDKFLLKTFKTTIKNISKEDGKKVSNWNWGDHHKVAFEHPLSSIKILSYFFNAKNPIPVGGSATTVKAAGYDDQGIVDHGASWRTVVDFADLSKSTNIVGPGQSGNLGSKWYSDQMEDWANGTYHTTSLKNVDGVKEVLEPGKK
- a CDS encoding thioredoxin family protein, producing the protein MALNTWFEKGMTFQEYVEAMNVNKEELLQIYNEVTIPENTQLKLEQLKNRHWKVVTLTADWCGDALLNVPVIQKMMEIANVDTRFLIRDENLELMDQYLTNGKSRSIPIFVFMDEQGKEVNVWGPRSAEIEEIVIEMKKELPDKEDPNFQEKQTAVFKAIRTNFVEDKKYWDSVISSVEDKLFS
- a CDS encoding prepilin peptidase, producing the protein MVNISINYLSFFLLGLVFGSFFNVVGVRVPLGKSMISPCSSCPNCSHKLGAVELIPVLFFLFQRGRCKSCKLPISRMYILIELLTGSLFVLAIHEIGFHKELIISLSLIALLMIIVVSDSRFMMIPNRILLFFLFLFILERIFIPLDSWWSSVIGAVGAFIVMLLISIISKGGMGGGDIKLFGVLGIILGWKLTLITFMLSCFLGSMFGILLIMKDRSKKRSPIPFGPFIAAGGIVSYFYSEKLLEIYLSIFG
- a CDS encoding C40 family peptidase, translating into MKKQLMIAFVCLLSMVFFTTKSQAASTYNPYSKKNQVTVIAKKYTGVPYRFGGTSTKGFDCSGYVGYVFNKVGTKLPRTASSMYTVSSIVKKPVPGDLVFFKNTYKKGISHVGIFMGNNNFISATSSKGVAVVSLSNSYWKPKFAGSGSVIK